DNA sequence from the Paenibacillus azoreducens genome:
AGAAGAAATGTTTGGAAAAATAAAAAGAAATGGATTTTCCTTGCTATCGCAGTTTTTCTGCTGATCCTATTCGGACTTTACCGCTATTATATCTATGTAACGCAGGACATACGCGCAGAAGAAACCACAGCCATTTTGAAAGCAAAGCAGGAGAGCGGGCTTGTCAAGGTAACCGAGTCATACAAGTCCGTCTGGGATAGCGTTTGCTGGGTGATCGAAGGTTTGGATAAAGAGAATCGCCCTGTTATGGTTTGGGTTCGGATGGAAGGTGGAGGCAAGGTTAAAGCAGGCGAAGGAGCGGTTCATCAGGAATTGCTTGCCGATGGCATGTCGGAAACGCAGATCAAGCAGAAGATTCAACAAGAAATGCCTGATGCGGACAAGATGAAGCTGACGCCGGGAATGTATAACGGGGAATATGTTTGGCAGCTGTTTTACCGCAGCAAAGATCATTATTACTATCAATTTTATCGTTTCCGCGACGGCAAAAGCATCGGAGGGCCATTTACGCTTCCAAACAGGTAATCCGTTTTTCAACATCTCAGAAAGTATAAACTTCCGGGGTCCCCGCAAAGTAATCGGAATAAGCTTCAAA
Encoded proteins:
- a CDS encoding DUF5590 domain-containing protein, which encodes MLRIRTRRNVWKNKKKWIFLAIAVFLLILFGLYRYYIYVTQDIRAEETTAILKAKQESGLVKVTESYKSVWDSVCWVIEGLDKENRPVMVWVRMEGGGKVKAGEGAVHQELLADGMSETQIKQKIQQEMPDADKMKLTPGMYNGEYVWQLFYRSKDHYYYQFYRFRDGKSIGGPFTLPNR